The genomic interval TTCATCAGAACGCAAACAATCAGATTGCTGTTGTTTCAATGGTTTTCCAATTTGGGCAACCTGATCCCTTCCTGTCTGCGGTATGGCAACATTTGTCTTTAACTGTTTCCATCTTGAAGTAGAATTAGAGCAAATCAAAGGCGCCATCGAAGTAACATATTTAAAGTTCTAGTCTTCCTGGAATATCTGTCACTGTCGAATTCTAGTTTTATCTAACTATTGATCAAATTTCATACATGCATGTGAATAGTAGTAGTAACTTCACAGATTatagtaattaaaattttcatggtCATTTAGTCATCAAAATGCTTCAAAAAGCGACAAAGAAAGTTGTTATGTCATGTTCTTAATCATCATATATTTTGCATTGGTGGATCAACTTCAATTACAGTTCCAGGGTAGGTAGTCATagatttctttattttgatcTATTCCTTGCAGCTGTTGTCCTCCATAAAAACTGTTGGAGGGGGAGAGAAAGAACTGGGGAATGTTAATCCAGGCGATATTGGATTTGTTGGTAGACAGTATTTTCGATACACTGGTTCGCTTTCCACTCCTCCATGTACTGAGGGTGTTATTTGGACAGTCTTCCAGCAGGTTTTTCACTGACATCTTATTTTGCTCTCTTCTTTGCTCATTGGATTGCTTTGTCAACTAATTAGTATTATGTCTTGCACAGGTGAAGACTGCCTCAACCGAGCAAGTGCAGGCATTGAAAGATGCCCTCACTGAGGTGATTAAGTGTTCCCAATAGTAACAAATTACATGGTGCATTTCTTTCCCCGCCCAAAATTAGTTTCTCCAAGAGATCATCTCAAGCAAGGGTCGATGATATTTCTGATCATGAAtttggaaaatttttaaagtttgagTCATTCCTTGCGCTTAATTTAAGGCCTTGTTCCAgggaaaattttcaacatcgagAGGAATAAAAACAATAGACAACTAATTATTCCTAGGAAAAGACATGAAAACACAAGATAATTTCGGTTAAAAGCAATCTGTTTTTTCCTCGGCAATATTGAGCAAAATGTATGCATATACAAATCAAGAAAATGACATTTGCAtgtttatttcttcttcttttgtttttcagcAATTTAAGGAAAACTCAAGGCCAACTCAACCACTGGGTGGAAGACTAGTTTCGTTCTATGAACCAGGGGAGACTGATGCTTGACCTTAGCTCTATCAAAAATCAAAGGGAAACATATTTGCTTTATCTCTCTTATTCTATTGTAACTATTGTTGATTGATTTAAATTCCTGAGTTAGAACGAAAAcatcaataaataaatcataccTATCGTTGTTGGTGGTCATTGATGGAAAACCAGAGCTAGTTGCCATTGGTAATATCTCTTCTATGGAATCTgcataacaaaaaatttggtTTGCCTAAACTCTTTCTCTCCTTCTCCCACTCTTGATAGTATTCACCGATCAGGCATAATACTTCCTCCACATTATTTTTGTAGTGTTTGGTATTTGTATAAGAGAGGCGACTTGAGCCCAATTTTTATGGATCACTTTATTTAGCTCTATTTGGGTTTTATTGGTTCTTTTAATCTACTTGTTTttagcaaaaacaaaaatccatTAACAGAAACCCATAATAAGAAAATCTCTAACATTAGAGATAATGTTTTCCTATTTTTgcttcttaattaatttttttaaataaattaaaatgttgagtaatttttatgtattttcttctaaacatgaaagttttaATTAAAGTAAACGGTCCTTAATTAATTGAcaattttcttattaaattatactAGGATGGTGCCCGTAGCTATGCTACAAAAAAGATCacaaaaaatattgattatgTTAGAGTTGACTTCAATTTGATACCTTTAAAAGAGTTTGTACAGAAAGCAATATTATATTAGTCAACTGCATGAATGTCCGATTTTTACtgatagagaaaaaaataaactgttattaattgaaaataattatttgctCTGGTTTCAATTACCAAAAATTTACACCtacatatatgattataaaatagtagaatattaagaaatgagagaGTATATAACATGTACTATTGACAGATTAAGATAAACAACTATACAATATAAGGCAACTGTATAATATAAAGATcctatcaatataaaataattactaatttataataatatatcttttatatataaaatgaatggcTAAAAGATGTCTAAATACTATGGATTCAGGTTCATGCAGAATAAGAggatataaacaaaaaataatattaaattgcaattgataaatattaaatgaatctatattctaaatattaaaaattaaaaattattgttttcaagtatttttttactgaaataaataaaaataaaaaaacccttcaaaCGTAAAAAGACAACGCAACTTTGACAtaaggtgtaaaaaaaaattaattcaattgagAATGATAACCAATTGACCCAATTAGTTATCCTatgtaaaatgaaatttatccaaaaaagaCGATAATTCTATCAAAGATTATTAGATGTATAATAAACtattaagaaatgagaaaGTATATAACCTATACTATTaatagattaaaataaatagttGTAGAATATaaggtaataatataatgtaAAGATcctatcaatataaaatagttaGTAATTCTAgtattatatgttttttatatataaaatgaattgCTAAAAGTTATCAAattcaattgatttatttattcaatgatgactGTGTGCCATGTATATTGAGAAATGAGTAAacttttttgacttttttattttgttcaatgaaTTGGATGGATgtttattagaatttaaacATTCATATACAAAAAAGATGTCTATATACTATAGATTCAGGTTGATGc from Theobroma cacao cultivar B97-61/B2 chromosome 5, Criollo_cocoa_genome_V2, whole genome shotgun sequence carries:
- the LOC18598858 gene encoding alpha carbonic anhydrase 4; its protein translation is MHTGDEFNYDEGSGKGPSRWGSLKPEWQTCSTGNLQSPIDIPVGSVLLSPALGDLQTSYASSPAVLKNRGHDIAVLWNGDAGKVNINGTDYKILQCHWHSPSEHTFDGTRHDLEIHIVHQNANNQIAVVSMVFQFGQPDPFLSALLSSIKTVGGGEKELGNVNPGDIGFVGRQYFRYTGSLSTPPCTEGVIWTVFQQVKTASTEQVQALKDALTEQFKENSRPTQPLGGRLVSFYEPGETDA